One window of Methylococcus sp. EFPC2 genomic DNA carries:
- a CDS encoding DUF58 domain-containing protein, which yields MSLPALIGLSRQVGGLSLHRSGIRAALGGEYRSAFKGRGMEFDETRPYMAGDDVRNLDWRVTARTGKAHTKLFREERERPVFLSVDTRAPMFFATRGVFKFVQAARLAALLAWTALRQSDRVGGQLFGAGGSQEFKPEHGRKAVLHFLQQLVDASAAAPAENSGTGMDEALARLARHARPGSLVVVLSDFRGLTSTGEAGLIRLHRHCEVALISISDPLERRLPAAGRLRFGDGRRELTLISSRSVVEAHAANYAARLARVERLSRACGMRHANVSTTDEAWTALRSVLHGHPGRAGA from the coding sequence GTGAGTTTGCCCGCCCTCATAGGGCTGAGCCGGCAGGTCGGCGGGCTCAGCCTGCATCGATCCGGCATACGGGCGGCGCTGGGCGGCGAATACCGTTCCGCGTTCAAGGGACGAGGCATGGAGTTCGACGAGACCCGGCCCTATATGGCCGGCGACGATGTGCGTAATCTGGACTGGCGGGTGACGGCGCGCACGGGCAAGGCGCATACCAAATTGTTCCGCGAAGAGCGCGAACGCCCGGTTTTCCTTTCGGTGGATACGCGGGCGCCGATGTTTTTCGCCACCCGCGGCGTGTTCAAGTTCGTCCAGGCCGCTCGCCTGGCGGCGCTCCTGGCCTGGACGGCCCTGCGCCAGAGCGACCGGGTCGGTGGGCAGTTGTTCGGTGCCGGGGGCAGCCAGGAGTTCAAGCCGGAACACGGGCGCAAGGCCGTGCTGCATTTCTTGCAGCAATTGGTCGATGCGTCGGCAGCGGCTCCTGCCGAAAATTCCGGAACCGGCATGGACGAGGCCTTGGCGCGTCTGGCCCGCCACGCGCGTCCGGGCAGTCTGGTGGTGGTGCTGAGCGACTTTCGGGGACTGACGTCGACCGGGGAGGCTGGCCTGATACGCTTGCATCGGCACTGCGAGGTCGCCTTGATTTCGATCAGCGATCCGCTGGAGCGCCGGCTTCCCGCCGCCGGCCGCTTGCGATTCGGCGATGGCCGGCGCGAGTTGACCCTGATTTCCTCCCGGTCCGTGGTCGAGGCTCATGCAGCGAATTATGCCGCGCGCCTGGCTCGAGTCGAACGCCTGAGCCGGGCGTGTGGCATGCGCCACGCGAATGTTTCGACCACCGACGAAGCGTGGACCGCGCTGCGCAGTGTCTTGCACGGACATCCCGGGAGGGCTGGCGCATGA
- a CDS encoding HAMP domain-containing sensor histidine kinase, with product MGKLFWKFFFAFWLSLLTAGVGVGTAVWLHNEALRDRDEPVVNLHRYTAPFVGAAATTLRHGGVSALRALLLEQRAEPAPSVYAVNPDDEDILGRDLPAELVAQARQIARDGSHPLEVRQIAADDGRTYLLFVPAGEAPLTPFRGEAFHRPPRLVARSPVLPITSGIIASLLFSAWLAWYLAKPIRTLRAAFEGLAKGKLDTRVSHLMGRRRDELSDLGTDFDHMAVQVGSLVDAQRRLLHDVSHELRSPLSRLQAAIGLARQQPDKMETTLARVERESERLNDLVGELLALSRLEAGVPVAKDEEFDLGELLAEIVDDARFEAKAKGVWVSFEPSGEILFRGQVELIHRALENVVRNAVQHTRAGGTVEVQLTSKGGWLNLLVCDEGPGVPPAELAKIFVPFFRGESHQTGDGVGLGLAIARLAVESHDGSIAARNHGKGGLEVSIRLPLQDQR from the coding sequence ATGGGAAAACTGTTCTGGAAGTTTTTTTTCGCCTTTTGGCTCTCCCTGTTGACCGCCGGCGTAGGCGTAGGCACGGCGGTGTGGCTGCACAACGAAGCGCTCCGGGACCGCGACGAACCCGTCGTCAACCTGCACCGCTACACGGCGCCATTCGTCGGCGCGGCCGCGACCACGCTCAGGCATGGGGGAGTTTCGGCGCTGCGCGCATTATTGCTCGAACAGCGCGCAGAGCCGGCGCCTTCGGTCTATGCAGTGAACCCGGATGACGAGGACATACTGGGCCGCGACCTGCCAGCGGAACTCGTGGCGCAAGCCAGGCAAATCGCTCGGGACGGTAGCCATCCGCTCGAAGTGCGCCAGATTGCCGCCGACGATGGGCGCACCTACCTGCTCTTCGTGCCGGCCGGGGAAGCCCCCCTGACGCCGTTCAGGGGTGAGGCCTTCCATCGCCCTCCCCGCCTGGTGGCACGTTCGCCCGTGCTTCCCATCACCTCGGGCATCATCGCGAGTTTGCTCTTCAGCGCCTGGCTGGCTTGGTATCTGGCCAAGCCGATCCGAACCTTGCGCGCGGCTTTCGAAGGGCTGGCCAAGGGCAAGCTGGACACCCGGGTAAGCCATCTGATGGGCAGGCGGCGGGATGAATTGAGCGATCTGGGTACGGATTTCGATCACATGGCCGTGCAGGTCGGCTCCCTGGTCGACGCCCAGCGACGCTTGCTGCACGATGTGTCCCATGAACTGCGTTCCCCGTTGAGCCGCCTGCAGGCGGCCATCGGACTGGCGCGCCAACAGCCGGACAAAATGGAAACGACCCTGGCTCGGGTGGAACGCGAGTCCGAACGTCTGAACGATCTGGTCGGCGAACTGCTGGCCTTGTCCCGCCTGGAAGCGGGAGTGCCGGTGGCCAAGGACGAAGAATTCGATCTCGGCGAGCTACTCGCCGAAATCGTCGACGACGCGCGTTTCGAGGCCAAGGCGAAAGGCGTGTGGGTGAGCTTCGAACCCTCGGGAGAAATCCTCTTTCGCGGACAGGTGGAACTGATCCACCGGGCGCTGGAAAACGTCGTCCGCAATGCCGTCCAGCATACGCGCGCCGGAGGCACCGTCGAGGTACAGCTCACCTCGAAAGGCGGCTGGCTGAACCTGCTCGTGTGCGACGAGGGCCCCGGCGTACCCCCAGCGGAGTTGGCGAAAATATTCGTCCCTTTTTTCCGCGGCGAATCGCATCAAACGGGCGACGGCGTGGGCTTGGGGCTGGCGATCGCCCGCCTGGCGGTCGAATCCCACGACGGCAGCATCGCCGCCCGCAATCACGGAAAGGGCGGCCTGGAAGTCAGCATCCGCCTGCCCCTGCAAGACCAGCGTTGA
- a CDS encoding VWA domain-containing protein, with protein MTEFAWPWVFLVLPLPWLVRRYLRPEEGLSRAPLRVPFLDELESLPQTGTAAQARPGWVFALAVSAWLLLVIAAARPQWLGEPIEQSVSGRDLMLAVDLSGSMEIRDFMLDGRQVDRLTATQAVAGQFIERRVGDRLGLILFGDRAYLQAPFTFDRKTVRTLLDEAAIGLAGEKTAIGDAIGLAVKRLRDNPDGQRVLILLSDGANTAGEVQPLQAADLAAREGLKIYTIGVGADEMVVRDFFGTRRVNPSEDLDEKTMTALAEKTGGRYFRARNAEELAEIYAMLDELEPVEKDKRYYRPRDELYFWPLSLALGLGGWLSLRRLRE; from the coding sequence ATGACGGAATTCGCCTGGCCCTGGGTATTCCTGGTCCTGCCGCTGCCGTGGCTGGTGCGTCGCTATTTGCGGCCGGAGGAAGGACTGTCGCGCGCCCCCTTGCGGGTGCCGTTTCTCGATGAGCTGGAAAGCCTGCCGCAGACCGGAACGGCCGCGCAGGCTCGGCCGGGCTGGGTGTTTGCGCTCGCCGTGAGCGCCTGGCTGTTGCTGGTGATCGCGGCCGCACGGCCGCAATGGCTGGGCGAGCCTATCGAGCAATCGGTCAGTGGGCGCGATCTGATGCTGGCGGTGGATTTGTCCGGCAGTATGGAGATACGCGACTTCATGCTGGACGGGCGTCAGGTCGACCGGCTTACCGCCACCCAGGCGGTGGCGGGGCAGTTCATCGAGCGGCGGGTGGGTGATCGCCTCGGCCTCATCCTGTTCGGCGACCGGGCCTATCTCCAGGCCCCGTTCACCTTCGACCGCAAGACCGTGCGTACACTGCTGGACGAGGCCGCCATCGGCCTGGCCGGCGAAAAGACCGCCATAGGCGACGCCATCGGGCTGGCGGTGAAGCGCCTGCGCGACAATCCGGATGGCCAGCGGGTGCTGATACTGCTGAGCGACGGCGCCAACACGGCGGGCGAGGTTCAGCCTTTGCAGGCCGCCGACCTGGCTGCGCGCGAAGGCCTGAAGATCTACACCATAGGGGTGGGCGCGGACGAAATGGTGGTGCGGGATTTCTTCGGCACGCGCCGCGTCAATCCGTCGGAAGATCTGGATGAAAAGACCATGACCGCCTTGGCGGAGAAGACCGGAGGGCGCTATTTCCGCGCGCGCAACGCCGAGGAACTGGCGGAGATTTACGCCATGCTGGATGAGTTGGAGCCGGTGGAAAAAGACAAGCGTTATTACCGGCCGCGCGACGAACTGTATTTCTGGCCCTTGAGCCTCGCGCTGGGCTTGGGCGGGTGGTTGAGCCTGAGACGGCTGAGGGAATGA
- the xth gene encoding exodeoxyribonuclease III — protein MKIATWNVNSLRVRLPQALDWLASAQPDILALQETKTVDDDFPAEALSQAGYHVVFSGQKTYNGVAILSRAPAADVLTDVPGLDDPQRRILVATYGNLRVIDLYVPNGSEVGSDKYAYKLDWLAKMRNFIAAELSRHEHVVVLGDFNIAPDDRDVYDPDAWREKILCSTPERDALKELLGLGLSDAFRLFEQSEASYSWWDYRAAGFRRNLGLRIDLILASPALRQACRRCWIDKEPRKLERPSDHAPVVAEFELES, from the coding sequence ATGAAAATCGCCACCTGGAACGTCAACTCCCTGCGCGTACGCCTGCCGCAAGCTCTCGATTGGTTGGCGAGCGCACAACCCGACATCCTGGCCTTGCAGGAGACCAAGACGGTCGACGACGACTTCCCGGCCGAGGCCTTGTCGCAAGCCGGCTATCACGTCGTTTTCAGCGGGCAGAAGACCTATAACGGCGTCGCCATACTGAGCCGCGCCCCGGCTGCCGACGTGCTGACCGACGTGCCGGGACTGGACGATCCCCAACGCCGCATTCTGGTCGCCACGTACGGGAACTTGCGGGTGATCGACCTGTACGTGCCCAACGGCAGCGAAGTCGGCTCCGACAAATATGCCTACAAGCTGGATTGGCTGGCCAAGATGCGCAATTTCATCGCCGCAGAGCTGAGCCGGCACGAGCACGTGGTGGTGCTGGGTGATTTCAACATCGCCCCGGACGACCGCGATGTCTACGATCCTGACGCTTGGCGCGAGAAGATCCTGTGCAGCACGCCGGAACGCGATGCGCTGAAGGAACTGCTCGGCTTGGGGCTGAGCGATGCCTTCCGCCTGTTCGAACAATCTGAAGCCAGCTATAGCTGGTGGGATTACCGCGCCGCGGGTTTCCGTCGCAACCTGGGCTTACGCATCGACTTGATCCTGGCCAGTCCGGCCCTGCGCCAAGCGTGTCGACGCTGTTGGATAGACAAGGAACCGCGCAAGCTGGAACGACCCTCCGATCACGCGCCGGTGGTCGCGGAATTCGAGCTTGAGTCCTAA
- a CDS encoding lectin gives MKKTSFVAGLLILSVNAAFAEEAPKPPLGFFVTSIGPGKGADLGGLAGADAHCQKLASEVGAGNRTWRAYLSTQADRNQPAINARDRIGKGPWANANGAIVANDLAHLHGDTVELGQQGNNVHRLTTLTEKGTPIKGVGETPNQHDIITGSKPDGRAYTDAADHTCKNYTSSGEGVVRVGHSDRTNRGATGGNVSWNSTHDSRGCSQENLVSTGGAGYFYCFAAD, from the coding sequence ATGAAAAAAACTAGTTTTGTAGCCGGTCTGTTGATTCTGAGCGTCAACGCTGCCTTCGCCGAAGAAGCCCCCAAACCCCCGCTGGGCTTTTTCGTCACCAGCATCGGCCCTGGCAAGGGCGCCGACCTGGGTGGCTTGGCCGGTGCCGATGCCCATTGCCAGAAACTGGCCAGCGAAGTCGGCGCCGGCAACAGGACCTGGCGCGCCTATCTGAGCACGCAAGCTGACCGCAACCAGCCCGCCATCAATGCTCGCGACCGCATCGGCAAGGGACCGTGGGCCAATGCCAACGGCGCCATCGTCGCCAACGATCTGGCCCATCTGCACGGCGATACCGTGGAACTCGGCCAGCAGGGCAACAACGTCCATCGGCTGACCACGCTGACCGAAAAAGGCACGCCCATCAAAGGCGTGGGCGAAACGCCCAACCAGCACGATATCATCACCGGCTCCAAGCCCGACGGCCGCGCCTATACCGACGCCGCCGACCACACCTGCAAGAACTACACGAGCAGCGGCGAAGGCGTAGTCCGCGTCGGCCATTCCGACCGCACCAATCGCGGCGCCACCGGTGGCAACGTGTCCTGGAACTCCACCCACGACAGCCGCGGTTGCAGCCAGGAAAATCTGGTCAGCACCGGCGGCGCCGGCTACTTCTACTGCTTCGCCGCCGACTAA
- a CDS encoding PKD domain-containing protein, whose amino-acid sequence MYTNNRYRGSESYQHGCREKPAHRRPIASGIILALGLALGSTLAAPVFAEGRPVFPLLKFHGKARGSEALQRLGNKLPDVAAWYRMTPERLAEILDKDRNAWLDETGHLLFIDEFTAPPPPAGTVATTGGTVGAAPYALTDTFLLHSKPGSQRVLYLDFNGHTTTGSAWNSGTIAADPFDLDGIPSAFSDAELERIQFIWQRVTEDYAPFDIDVTTEEPAADALNRTSSTDQTYGSRVVVTRNNFGACTSCGGIAYVGVFDYFSSSNPAYYQPAWVFFDALGAGNEKYVAEAISHEAGHNLGLSHDGTSTVGYYQGHGTGATGWAPIMGVGYYKELVQWSKGEYPNANNFEDDFAVIQTNGAALKADDVGSTLASAAPLAGTAGGGLVTVSQGGLIERSTDLDYFSLSSGTGPLQITVTPDARSPNLDASIELLDAAGTVIASANPADALNATITADIPAGGYYLKINGVGKGDLTSGYSDYASVGHYSISGTYASSNAVAPVAVASATPISGYAPLNVGFSSNGSSDADGSIVSYFWNFGDSTSSAEVNPLHTYATPGTYNPVLTVTDSQGLTHSTSLAISVAPDPLVSTLHVDNIALTSKTSRAGGKTNYQCVASVSVKNYAGGLTNGAAVSGNWSGVTTSKIVTATTGTNGVATFTSAKTTSRGTCTFSVSGVTLSGWTYDAKQNLETSDSLTY is encoded by the coding sequence ATGTACACCAACAACCGATATAGGGGCTCCGAGTCTTATCAACACGGCTGCCGGGAAAAGCCCGCGCACCGCCGTCCTATAGCCAGCGGCATCATCCTGGCTTTGGGCCTGGCACTGGGATCGACCCTGGCCGCCCCGGTCTTCGCGGAAGGCCGGCCCGTTTTTCCACTCCTGAAATTCCATGGCAAAGCCAGGGGCTCTGAAGCACTCCAGCGCTTAGGCAACAAATTGCCCGACGTGGCGGCCTGGTACCGTATGACGCCCGAGCGGCTGGCCGAAATTCTGGACAAAGACCGCAATGCCTGGCTGGATGAAACTGGGCATTTGCTGTTTATCGATGAATTCACCGCCCCGCCGCCGCCGGCCGGCACCGTTGCCACGACCGGCGGCACTGTCGGCGCAGCGCCGTATGCCCTGACCGATACTTTCTTGCTGCATAGCAAACCGGGATCTCAGCGCGTCCTCTATCTGGACTTCAACGGCCATACCACCACAGGAAGCGCATGGAATTCCGGCACCATCGCGGCCGACCCCTTCGATCTGGACGGCATACCTTCCGCGTTCAGCGATGCCGAACTGGAGCGCATCCAGTTCATCTGGCAGCGTGTGACCGAGGACTATGCACCCTTCGATATCGATGTGACCACCGAGGAACCCGCGGCGGATGCGCTCAATCGCACCAGCAGCACGGATCAGACTTACGGCAGCCGCGTGGTCGTCACCCGCAACAATTTCGGCGCCTGCACGAGTTGTGGCGGCATCGCCTATGTGGGCGTGTTCGATTATTTCTCATCGAGCAACCCGGCCTATTACCAGCCCGCTTGGGTGTTTTTTGACGCCTTGGGCGCTGGCAACGAAAAGTACGTGGCCGAGGCGATTTCCCACGAGGCTGGACATAACTTGGGCCTGAGTCATGATGGCACCTCCACCGTGGGCTATTACCAGGGGCATGGCACAGGTGCGACCGGCTGGGCGCCGATCATGGGTGTCGGCTATTACAAGGAACTGGTGCAATGGAGCAAGGGCGAATACCCGAATGCCAATAACTTCGAGGACGATTTCGCCGTCATCCAGACCAACGGCGCCGCGCTTAAAGCCGATGACGTAGGTAGTACTCTGGCCAGTGCCGCACCGCTCGCGGGTACCGCAGGCGGCGGTCTCGTTACGGTAAGTCAGGGCGGCCTGATCGAGCGCAGCACGGATCTCGACTATTTCAGCTTGTCCAGCGGTACCGGTCCCCTGCAGATCACGGTCACCCCCGACGCCCGCAGCCCGAATCTCGATGCGTCGATTGAACTGCTGGATGCGGCCGGCACCGTTATCGCCTCGGCCAACCCGGCGGACGCATTGAACGCGACGATTACAGCCGACATTCCGGCCGGGGGTTATTACCTGAAGATCAACGGTGTCGGCAAAGGCGATCTGACTTCCGGCTATTCCGACTATGCGAGCGTGGGGCATTACTCGATCAGCGGCACCTACGCCTCGTCAAATGCTGTCGCGCCCGTGGCGGTCGCCAGCGCCACACCGATCAGCGGTTATGCGCCGTTGAATGTCGGTTTTTCGAGCAATGGTTCCAGCGACGCGGATGGCTCCATCGTGAGCTACTTCTGGAATTTCGGTGACAGCACAAGTTCCGCCGAGGTCAATCCGCTCCATACCTATGCCACGCCCGGCACCTACAATCCGGTATTGACGGTGACCGACTCGCAAGGCTTGACCCATAGCACCAGCCTGGCGATCAGCGTCGCCCCAGACCCGTTGGTGAGCACGCTGCATGTCGATAACATCGCCCTGACCTCCAAAACTTCCAGGGCGGGCGGCAAAACCAACTACCAGTGCGTGGCCAGCGTCAGCGTGAAAAACTATGCCGGCGGGCTCACCAACGGCGCGGCGGTCAGCGGGAATTGGAGTGGCGTCACGACATCCAAGATCGTCACCGCCACCACCGGCACAAACGGGGTGGCGACCTTCACCAGCGCCAAGACCACGTCCCGCGGCACCTGTACCTTCAGCGTATCGGGTGTAACCTTGTCGGGGTGGACCTATGACGCCAAGCAAAACCTCGAAACCTCAGACAGTCTGACCTACTGA
- a CDS encoding DUF4381 family protein has product MNPDLPLRDIHLPPPISWWPPAPGWWWLAASVTGLCLLGLWLLWRRRMPALRAAALRELAAISESEAPAAEKLRLLAVLLRRVCLVVYPPERVAGLSGAAWLAWLAEASGDPRFSEGAGRLLLESPYRRECDTDPAELIALCRSWFRRLPRRIKRGAKPR; this is encoded by the coding sequence ATGAATCCGGATTTGCCTTTGCGCGACATTCATCTGCCGCCTCCCATCTCTTGGTGGCCGCCGGCACCGGGGTGGTGGTGGCTGGCTGCGTCCGTCACGGGATTGTGTCTGCTGGGCCTATGGTTGCTGTGGCGCCGGCGCATGCCCGCCTTGCGCGCCGCGGCCCTGCGCGAGTTGGCGGCAATATCGGAGAGCGAGGCCCCCGCCGCCGAGAAGTTGAGGCTGCTGGCCGTCTTGCTGCGCCGCGTGTGCCTGGTCGTTTATCCGCCGGAGCGGGTCGCCGGCCTCAGCGGGGCAGCCTGGCTGGCCTGGCTGGCCGAGGCCTCCGGTGACCCGCGGTTCAGTGAGGGCGCGGGGCGTTTGTTGCTGGAGTCTCCTTACCGCCGCGAATGCGATACGGACCCGGCAGAATTGATCGCGCTTTGTCGATCCTGGTTCCGCCGTTTGCCGCGCCGGATTAAACGCGGAGCGAAGCCCCGATGA
- a CDS encoding response regulator transcription factor gives MKILLVDDDIELTEMLRDYLGQEGYEAAAAHDGETGVTEALSGRYGLVVLDVMMPRMNGIEALSRIRLHSRVPVLMLTAKGDDLDRITGLELGADDYVPKPCTPRELVARIRAIQRRTQARDTTDNVSERLTAGALVIYPLKRVAEWEGLALELTSTEFNLLEVLARNAGRVVEKHELSEQGLGRPLARFDRSIDVHMSSLRQKLGQLPDGRSCILTVRGRGYQLVGT, from the coding sequence ATGAAAATCCTATTGGTGGACGACGATATCGAACTCACCGAGATGCTCCGGGACTATCTCGGGCAGGAGGGCTACGAGGCAGCGGCGGCGCACGACGGAGAAACCGGCGTGACGGAAGCCTTGTCCGGCCGCTACGGCCTGGTGGTGCTGGACGTGATGATGCCGCGCATGAACGGCATCGAGGCATTGAGCCGCATCCGCCTGCACAGCCGCGTTCCGGTGCTGATGCTCACCGCCAAGGGCGACGACCTGGATCGCATCACCGGGCTCGAGCTGGGCGCCGACGATTATGTGCCCAAACCCTGCACGCCGCGGGAACTGGTGGCGCGTATACGGGCCATACAACGGCGCACCCAGGCGCGCGACACGACCGATAACGTTTCCGAGCGCCTAACGGCGGGCGCTCTGGTGATTTATCCGCTGAAGCGCGTCGCGGAATGGGAAGGGCTGGCGCTGGAACTGACCAGCACCGAATTCAATTTGCTGGAGGTGCTGGCCCGCAATGCCGGTCGCGTGGTCGAGAAACACGAGCTGTCCGAGCAGGGATTGGGCCGTCCTCTGGCCCGTTTCGATCGCAGCATCGACGTCCACATGAGCAGCCTCAGGCAGAAGCTGGGCCAGTTGCCGGACGGGCGCTCGTGCATCCTGACCGTCCGCGGCCGCGGCTATCAACTGGTCGGGACGTAA
- a CDS encoding potassium transporter Kup, translating into MSSDTERKEHKSGFPALTLGAIGVVYGDVGTSPLYTMKEVFNPAHGLALDAATVYGAVSLIFWALVVVICLKYVIFVMRADNRGEGGIMALMALALRKRHRPGQRAFITTLGLFGAALFYGDGMITPAISVLSAAEGLEVAAPSLQPYVIPITITVLIGLFLFQSLGTERVGKLFGPIMCLWFVVIGWLGARSLAQNLDIVDALHPRYAFDFMFHHQWYGFLALGAVVLALTGAEALYADMGHFGRGPIRLGWIGFVMPALLLNYLGQAALILREPSAVANPFYLLCPPDMLYLLIGLATLATIIASQAVISGAFSITRQAVQLDYLPRQHFVHTSESEIGQIYAPDVNRFLLVAVVVLVLVFQSSSHLASAYGFAVTGTMAIDTTLAFIVALDVWKWSLPAALIFLLSFLTVDLSFLSANAVKLAEGGWFPLLIGALLFLIMKTWRKGRQVLNWRLQKGAVSLKDFLAQVEADQPPRVPGTAMFLYSRHVSLPFALLKNLEFNKMIHERVILLTVETHDVPYVAADDRLQIEELGQNFYRITIHIGFTQAPNVIYSMALSYQHGFDWNPDDTYFYFARETLIPSPRPEMNALEERLFIFMTRNASNSITFFRVPTQRAIEISTLVEI; encoded by the coding sequence ATGTCTTCGGACACAGAAAGGAAAGAACATAAATCGGGATTTCCCGCCCTCACCCTGGGTGCCATCGGCGTGGTCTACGGCGATGTCGGTACCAGCCCGCTTTACACCATGAAGGAGGTTTTCAATCCGGCCCATGGTCTGGCGCTCGATGCCGCCACGGTCTATGGCGCGGTGTCCCTGATTTTCTGGGCTCTGGTCGTCGTCATTTGCCTGAAATACGTGATCTTCGTGATGCGCGCCGACAACCGCGGCGAGGGCGGCATCATGGCCTTGATGGCGCTGGCCTTGCGCAAGCGGCATAGGCCCGGTCAGCGGGCTTTCATCACCACCCTGGGCTTGTTCGGCGCCGCGCTGTTTTACGGGGATGGCATGATCACCCCCGCCATTTCGGTGCTCAGCGCCGCGGAAGGCCTGGAAGTGGCCGCGCCCAGTCTGCAGCCTTATGTCATTCCGATAACCATCACCGTCCTGATCGGCTTGTTTTTGTTCCAGAGCCTGGGGACCGAGCGCGTCGGCAAACTGTTCGGCCCCATCATGTGCCTTTGGTTCGTGGTCATCGGCTGGCTGGGTGCGCGCAGCCTGGCGCAGAACCTGGACATCGTCGATGCCCTGCACCCGCGTTACGCCTTCGACTTCATGTTCCATCATCAGTGGTACGGGTTTCTTGCCCTGGGCGCGGTGGTACTGGCGCTGACGGGGGCGGAAGCGCTGTACGCCGACATGGGCCATTTCGGGCGGGGGCCCATACGCCTGGGCTGGATAGGTTTCGTCATGCCCGCGCTGCTGTTGAATTATCTGGGACAGGCCGCGCTGATCCTGCGCGAGCCCAGCGCCGTCGCCAACCCCTTCTACCTGCTATGCCCTCCGGACATGCTCTACCTATTGATCGGCCTGGCCACCCTGGCGACCATCATCGCCTCGCAGGCGGTTATATCCGGCGCTTTTTCGATCACCCGCCAGGCCGTGCAGCTGGATTATTTGCCGCGCCAGCATTTCGTCCACACTTCGGAATCGGAGATCGGCCAGATTTACGCGCCGGACGTGAACCGTTTCCTGCTGGTCGCCGTCGTCGTGCTGGTGCTGGTCTTTCAGTCGTCCAGTCATCTGGCGTCGGCGTATGGTTTCGCCGTCACCGGCACGATGGCCATAGACACCACCCTGGCTTTCATCGTCGCCCTGGACGTATGGAAATGGTCCTTGCCGGCCGCCTTGATTTTCCTGCTGTCCTTTCTCACCGTGGATTTGTCCTTTCTCTCCGCCAATGCGGTCAAGCTGGCCGAAGGCGGATGGTTCCCCTTGCTGATCGGCGCTCTGCTGTTCCTCATCATGAAAACCTGGCGCAAGGGCCGACAGGTGCTCAACTGGCGTTTGCAGAAGGGCGCCGTTTCGTTGAAAGACTTCCTGGCACAGGTCGAGGCCGACCAGCCGCCGCGGGTGCCGGGTACCGCGATGTTTCTGTATTCGCGGCACGTGAGCCTGCCTTTTGCCTTGCTGAAGAATCTGGAATTCAACAAGATGATCCACGAGCGGGTCATCCTGCTTACCGTGGAGACGCACGACGTGCCCTATGTCGCGGCGGACGACAGGCTGCAAATCGAAGAGCTCGGACAGAATTTCTACCGCATCACCATCCACATCGGCTTCACCCAGGCGCCCAACGTGATATACAGCATGGCGCTCAGCTACCAGCATGGCTTCGACTGGAATCCGGACGACACTTACTTCTATTTCGCCAGGGAAACGCTCATCCCTTCGCCCAGGCCGGAAATGAATGCCCTGGAGGAGCGCTTGTTCATCTTCATGACCCGCAATGCCTCCAATTCCATCACCTTTTTCCGTGTACCGACTCAGCGCGCGATCGAAATCAGCACCCTGGTGGAAATCTGA
- a CDS encoding Spy/CpxP family protein refolding chaperone, which yields MNRNTYKAYLLAAGIVLALPFSLNAEPHHPPVGHGAGHWIEGPTAFGRHFLKDLNLTDEQRARIGEIRKAQKEAVRAKFDAVRKRQEDLRNLALSADYTEEKAQALGNEHAKAVADLALERARVEHEIYQLLLPEQQEKLKEKIEKFRAHHGKRFFEGAPSKAE from the coding sequence ATGAACCGAAATACCTACAAGGCCTATTTGCTCGCCGCCGGCATCGTCCTCGCCCTCCCTTTTTCACTGAATGCCGAGCCTCACCATCCGCCGGTCGGACACGGCGCAGGGCATTGGATAGAAGGGCCCACCGCCTTCGGCCGCCATTTTCTGAAAGATCTGAATTTGACCGATGAACAGCGCGCACGGATAGGCGAGATACGGAAGGCGCAGAAGGAGGCCGTACGGGCCAAGTTCGACGCGGTGCGCAAGCGCCAGGAAGATCTGCGCAATCTGGCTTTGTCGGCCGATTACACCGAGGAAAAGGCCCAGGCGCTCGGCAACGAACACGCGAAAGCCGTGGCCGACCTGGCGCTGGAGCGCGCGCGGGTGGAGCATGAGATTTATCAGCTCCTTTTGCCGGAGCAGCAGGAAAAACTGAAGGAGAAGATAGAAAAATTCCGGGCCCATCACGGCAAGCGGTTTTTCGAGGGCGCTCCATCTAAAGCGGAGTAG